In Paenibacillus sonchi, a single genomic region encodes these proteins:
- a CDS encoding DUF2614 family zinc ribbon-containing protein codes for MKFKSAKINAFRTWGLLLTMLGMGLMILGTAGIVFWGSAGKVVAAIGLVIGLVSMIASLAIYFWAGMLSTSAVQVECPECHKLTKMLGKTDRCMFCHTILTMDPAQATVTAEQLEGQQLKH; via the coding sequence ATGAAGTTTAAATCAGCTAAAATCAACGCTTTTCGCACTTGGGGCCTGCTGCTCACCATGCTGGGAATGGGCCTGATGATCTTGGGAACGGCGGGCATCGTATTCTGGGGTTCGGCCGGAAAGGTTGTTGCTGCAATCGGGCTTGTCATCGGCCTGGTGTCTATGATTGCCAGTCTGGCGATCTATTTTTGGGCGGGCATGCTCTCAACAAGCGCCGTGCAGGTAGAATGTCCGGAATGCCACAAGCTGACCAAAATGCTGGGAAAAACGGACCGCTGTATGTTCTGCCATACCATTCTCACGATGGACCCCGCACAGGCAACGGTCACTGCGGAGCAGCTTGAAGGACAACAACTGAAACATTAG
- a CDS encoding Fur family transcriptional regulator: MGSGVQHALEQLKTTGVRITPQRHAILSYLMEAMNHPTADDIYRALEPQFPSMSVATVYNNLKMFMEAGMVRELTYGDNSSRFDANVSDHYHVICQECGRIEDFSYSSLHEVEQRAEQATGFKIHGLRMELYGICKCCTEKTQ; this comes from the coding sequence ATGGGTAGTGGCGTACAGCATGCATTGGAACAACTGAAGACAACCGGTGTCCGTATTACGCCCCAGCGTCATGCGATTCTATCGTATTTGATGGAAGCGATGAATCACCCTACGGCAGATGATATTTACCGTGCGCTTGAGCCGCAGTTTCCAAGCATGAGTGTGGCAACAGTGTACAACAACCTCAAGATGTTCATGGAAGCGGGGATGGTCCGTGAGCTGACCTACGGCGACAATTCCAGCCGTTTTGATGCAAATGTATCTGATCATTATCATGTTATCTGCCAGGAATGCGGCCGGATTGAGGATTTCAGCTATTCATCGCTCCATGAGGTGGAACAGCGTGCCGAGCAGGCGACAGGGTTCAAAATTCATGGTTTGCGGATGGAGCTGTACGGAATCTGCAAATGCTGCACAGAGAAGACACAATAA
- a CDS encoding glycosyl hydrolase family 18 protein, whose translation MNRRQRQRRVKKRGGLFRRLLGLVIIAAAAYWVVFYVLPNRLHTDPDWKGLEQPVFVKGELTGYSASGTGDALLLPLPLLQKYVDSSIRYEEDTKSVILSTDNELLYMQEDTTTASLNNKPLQLRLAPEEKNGMTYLPADTLENLYGFEVEEDKDTGAVLLMTAGEKVPLGKVKGEEGGKTQPLRSEATIHAPIVADMSPGTVVRIWNSDNEDWLYVQMDSGFTGYVKAKDIIQDGEKAVDVKPAAPSRAERSWKGKPVNLYWEAVYERKPNPANFGALPGVNVVSPTWFEIVDIKGNVRSKADSAYVQWAHQQGMEVWGLLTNSFDADLTTQALSSYEKRMNAIVQMLEYADLYGLDGINIDFENVYTKDGENVTQFMRELKPMAQAKNLIVSMDVTPKSNSEMWSLFLDRRALGAVTDFLIVMAYDEHWASSPTAGSVASLPWVEKSVSRILEEDDVPAEKLILGIPLYTRIWSETTKDGKTKVSSKAVSMNAVQEILAEKKLKPVLDKDSGQNYVEYTEDGVLHKIWIEDKVSLKARVELAKSFGLGGIGSWNRSFAVPEAWETLQQISE comes from the coding sequence TTGAATAGAAGACAGAGACAGAGACGCGTCAAGAAACGCGGAGGTCTTTTTCGCCGTTTACTGGGACTTGTCATTATAGCTGCTGCAGCCTACTGGGTTGTTTTTTATGTATTGCCGAACCGTCTGCATACCGATCCTGATTGGAAAGGGTTAGAACAGCCTGTTTTTGTCAAAGGAGAGCTGACGGGCTATTCCGCTTCAGGTACCGGGGACGCGCTGCTTTTACCGCTTCCGCTGCTCCAGAAATATGTAGACTCATCCATCCGTTATGAAGAAGATACCAAGTCTGTAATCTTATCGACAGACAATGAGCTTTTATATATGCAAGAAGATACTACAACCGCCAGTCTGAACAATAAACCGCTCCAGCTCCGGCTGGCGCCTGAAGAAAAAAACGGGATGACCTACCTGCCCGCAGACACGCTTGAAAATCTGTACGGCTTTGAGGTGGAAGAAGATAAGGACACCGGAGCCGTTCTGCTGATGACCGCTGGAGAAAAGGTCCCGCTTGGCAAAGTCAAGGGCGAGGAAGGCGGCAAAACCCAACCTCTGCGCAGTGAAGCGACCATCCATGCACCTATTGTGGCCGATATGTCTCCCGGAACGGTGGTAAGGATTTGGAACTCGGACAATGAGGACTGGCTGTACGTACAGATGGACAGCGGCTTCACAGGCTATGTCAAAGCAAAAGATATCATCCAAGACGGAGAAAAGGCAGTCGATGTGAAGCCGGCCGCTCCCTCGCGCGCAGAGCGCAGCTGGAAGGGCAAGCCTGTGAATCTTTACTGGGAAGCGGTATATGAACGTAAGCCTAACCCCGCTAATTTTGGCGCTCTCCCCGGGGTTAACGTGGTCAGCCCTACCTGGTTTGAGATCGTCGATATAAAAGGTAACGTCCGCAGCAAGGCTGACAGTGCCTACGTACAGTGGGCCCATCAGCAAGGAATGGAGGTATGGGGGCTGCTGACCAACAGCTTCGATGCCGACCTTACCACCCAGGCGTTGTCAAGCTATGAGAAGCGGATGAATGCCATCGTGCAGATGCTTGAATATGCTGATCTTTACGGTCTTGATGGGATTAATATCGATTTTGAAAATGTCTACACCAAGGACGGAGAGAATGTTACGCAGTTCATGCGGGAACTGAAGCCGATGGCCCAGGCCAAAAACCTCATTGTCTCGATGGACGTGACTCCAAAATCGAACAGTGAGATGTGGTCGCTCTTTCTGGACCGCCGGGCACTTGGCGCAGTTACCGATTTTCTGATCGTCATGGCTTACGATGAGCATTGGGCGTCCAGCCCTACCGCAGGTTCTGTTGCTTCGCTGCCATGGGTGGAGAAATCCGTAAGCCGTATCCTCGAAGAGGATGACGTTCCTGCAGAAAAGCTGATACTCGGTATCCCGCTGTATACCCGCATTTGGTCGGAAACCACAAAAGACGGAAAAACCAAAGTCAGCTCCAAAGCCGTCAGCATGAATGCCGTTCAGGAAATACTGGCTGAAAAGAAATTGAAGCCTGTGCTGGATAAGGATTCAGGTCAGAATTATGTAGAGTATACGGAGGACGGTGTCCTTCACAAGATCTGGATAGAAGACAAGGTTTCGTTAAAAGCCAGGGTAGAGCTGGCCAAATCCTTCGGGTTAGGAGGCATTGGCTCCTGGAACCGCAGCTTTGCCGTTCCGGAGGCTTGGGAGACCTTGCAGCAGATTAGCGAATAG
- a CDS encoding nucleotidyltransferase-like protein, with translation MELSNLTLFSGETFDESVLGAVALHQTGNAPFQSALLHDFDMVVLMLHEEQEKERIITHTMAGERRTQSVHVGLSALERAVMAGDNNELLTSLIAGEVIWDPKGILGEMRREIIQFQGPIKERILFMEFSRFLHMYVKSKRYMEAGCTMDAYNCVLIALYHWARIEVSEAGCFPDPAVWEQIKGLNSSVHKLYEELTVSTETLDQRVELILLACEFSIMSKMSDCCTILLNILGSRKEPWSIKELLQHSGLSQLGAELPLVLRKLVSRSQIREIASWAEDAGDGHAVRYTL, from the coding sequence ATGGAACTGTCCAATTTGACCCTTTTTAGTGGAGAGACGTTTGACGAGAGTGTACTGGGAGCTGTAGCCCTGCACCAGACCGGCAATGCTCCGTTTCAGAGCGCGCTTCTCCATGATTTTGATATGGTGGTACTGATGCTGCATGAGGAACAGGAGAAGGAACGAATTATTACTCATACCATGGCCGGTGAACGGCGCACACAGTCGGTCCATGTAGGTCTTTCCGCTCTGGAGAGAGCGGTAATGGCAGGGGATAACAATGAACTCCTCACCAGTCTGATTGCGGGTGAAGTCATTTGGGATCCTAAGGGAATCCTCGGTGAAATGCGCAGGGAGATCATCCAGTTTCAGGGGCCGATTAAGGAACGAATACTGTTTATGGAATTCTCCAGATTTCTCCATATGTATGTGAAATCTAAGCGGTATATGGAAGCCGGCTGCACTATGGATGCATACAACTGTGTATTGATCGCTCTGTATCACTGGGCGCGTATAGAAGTAAGCGAGGCAGGCTGTTTTCCTGATCCGGCGGTGTGGGAGCAAATCAAAGGCCTGAATTCATCCGTTCATAAGCTGTATGAGGAGTTGACCGTTAGTACAGAGACATTGGATCAGAGAGTGGAGCTTATTCTGCTGGCTTGTGAATTTTCCATTATGTCCAAGATGTCCGATTGCTGTACCATACTGTTGAATATACTGGGCAGCCGCAAGGAACCCTGGAGTATAAAAGAACTGCTCCAGCACTCCGGACTTAGCCAGCTTGGCGCTGAACTGCCGCTGGTACTGCGCAAGCTGGTATCCCGTTCACAAATCAGAGAGATTGCTTCTTGGGCAGAGGATGCCGGGGATGGTCATGCTGTACGCTATACCTTATGA